The proteins below come from a single Triticum aestivum cultivar Chinese Spring chromosome 5D, IWGSC CS RefSeq v2.1, whole genome shotgun sequence genomic window:
- the LOC123120784 gene encoding PRA1 family protein H: MSSSFKPNPLSLSVPDPALDRWLRDSGYLDLLDSSAPAPAAAAPTRASPASTSSGAGAAADLLAFARTLASLLALNPFACLSAADLAAPTPSWSLAFIGAPGVASYSWPPTPTQARLRVQENVRRYARNYAALSILVFACCLYRMPMSLLGLLASLAVWEAVRYCRNRWELATRAPGIGQALLHCAQIATAVLLYVCNLQFALVYAIGLSYAVMMLHASLRKLTPSSLSVPANKNRRAQPRRS, translated from the exons ATGTCGTCGTCGTTCAAGCCCAACCCCCTCTCGCTGAGCGTACCGGACCCCGCTCTCGACCGCTGGCTCCGCGACTCCGGCTACCTCGACCTCCTCGACTCCTCCgcccccgcacccgccgccgccgccccaacacGCGCCAGCCCCGCATCCACCTCCTCGGgggccggcgccgccgccgacctcctcgccttcgcgcgcaccctagcCTCTCTCCTCGCGCTCAACCCCTTTGCGTGCCTctccgccgccgacctcgccgcgcCCACCCCCTCCTGGTCCCTCGCCTTCATCGGCGCCCCCGGCGTCGCCTCCTACTCCTGGCCCCCGACCCCCACCCAGGCCCGACTCCGCGTCCAGGAGAACGTCCGCCGCTACGCCCGCAACTATGCCGCGCTATCCATCCTCGTCTTCGCCTGCTGCCT GTACCGGATGCCTATGTCGCTGCTGGGGTTGCTGGCAAGCCTCGCCGTGTGGGAGGCTGTGCGGTACTGCCGGAACCGGTGGGAGCTCGCCACACGAGCGCCCGGAATTGGGCAGGCTCTTCTGCACTGTGCCCAGATTG CCACTGCTGTACTACTATATGTATGCAACCTGCAGTTTGCTCTTGTGTATGCCATTGGGTTGAGTTATGCAG TCATGATGCTGCATGCTTCTCTTCGGAAGTTGACTCCCTCAAGCCTATCTGTTCCAGCAAATAAGAATAGGAGGGCACAACCAAGACGAAGCTAG